Part of the Cydia pomonella isolate Wapato2018A chromosome 5, ilCydPomo1, whole genome shotgun sequence genome is shown below.
TGacaaaatgaaaaactaggtttataggtacgttttcctttttttccaaatttgcaaaaaaaaattttttttttaacgaattttataaaagtataaacataaaatatattatgctgaagcgatcgacatcgaCATATAATAATGTAGACGGCTTCTCAACAACTGCTATTATGGATAGCTTtctccacgtgataaaataactgtcACTTGTCACtgctgtcacgtagacaagaacGACCATCGTATCAGTACTGAGGGCCTTAGCCAAGTGagaatcgttgatagaaaatgcTAATCAAatgtgtcgaagtctagtcaaaggtcccattttgtcgcttgccataaagacgagatttgcttgtatctttatacgaataacctgtctaAGCGAAAAAGTGGTCCCACTGCTTGGAAATGACACAAATGTGAAATAGTTAATGTATGGAAATGTTCAGGTCAAGTGACATTTCGTTGCGTCTgttattctaatatttttttcttttcgattggcgtttttcGATGTACTACTCGTATTGTTATCTTAGGTAAATCCTCTAGCCGGAAAAACTCCTGATCTAGgctatgaaaaaaatacttacgcTAGCACCTTCAGCTAAAGGGTCACTTTTTATCACCACACCAGAGACCACACTTTCCCCAATGATCTCCAAGATAGTTTCCTCCATCTGGCTGAGGCTGGCCACTCCATCCGGCGGCGGCTTGTTACTGTCTCGGGCCGCCTTCAGCTCCAGGGCCCGGCGACGGACTCTGTACTTCCAGTCGCACCAATactgaagttaaaaaaaaaacagggttGACGGGCTAGTCTTTGGCTCATTTCGTTAAGGGTTCCACTCATATTACAACAAATCGCATGAGATTTTCAGTACATTGCGGCATTTTTCCGATAGATTGTTTTCGTGACACCAACTTAGTCGGTAAAGTATTGAAAATTGGACGTTATTGTTGCAGTCAGAGCTCTTTATCCGTAATTCTGAAAACGTAACTAAAATGGGTTAATGGCTTAAAACAATATGAAACTCTTAGGCACGCGTAcacctaaaaaataaatacttaatcaTTTACAGGaagtcaaataaattattaattgatttttaaatacataaatatttttgtcactGATATCTTAGCCTGTGAAGATTATGAAGATAATTTGGTCTTACGAATGCTTATTTTAAACTTGTGTGTTTTGTACgagtatgcttgtttaccaatatgcaatagtttgtgccaataggaaatagatattcataccataattataataagtaaactGAATTGGATTGTGTATCTCGGTAAGGACTGTcctggaggaaaatgcatgtttAAGTTAGTTGtaatagaaccttatgtacattttactctgtttgttctcctaataaataaaataaaaaataaaatcaagtcACAATACACACCTTTGACCATCCTTTTCCGTCTTTCACAGCACCTTCCCCGATAGCATTTAGTTTCTTGGCGCAAACATTCCATAACTTCACGGAGTGAAGTTTCCCTCTGCGACCTCTggtcagtgccggattaaccattaagcaaaataagcacttgcttagggcaccacgtctaggggggcaccaaaatcataggaaaaaaaaaaacgcgcaggctgcatcagcatcgcagtcatAGTGTACtacacttatgtacacgaaactttttgatacgtgtgcaagtacccatcttataacgaagggtcgtaagagagtgagtacacgtaagcacatctccaaccttcatcaaagctcatggccaaaaaatcttaccgtcgggcttgtggccaaccgattttctcgacgtagattaccgattttgtagcgtattttggtctcttgcacaccagatgtgtcggccaggccgagttgctgcagagccgcgatcctgcgacctttttgtcaaagtgtaataaagggccctgcgaaggccgaaaaacaaaagcatcttatcaagttgcgctttcgagttaaggcaaaggccgagcagtaggaggaccgtgattacataggttcgatttcaagccactcttttgcagttcggcgttaggtctcatgcgacgccaggccttctactttatgcaaactgccccactttcgcttggtcatggatccaaatccatgctgtcctctttcgcagctgggctgccttgctcacacctcgccattagttgtattatatgataacgcgccgcgatctgacgctgcggacgtccagctattcatacctcgccattggtcaaattcaagccttgctttcttccagctcgacctttggcctcatccgtaagcgctgatcgaacgctccgcgcattcagccttagactttgcctttaaaaacaccttcacgatttaggccaatcaaattacatccaaaaatagcgttttgaggaattaattcccagcaagctggaaattgttttaatacatttatttggtcctaaatgcgtgtaatcccagtttgctctatcctaggaggtgtgcatacattttgggatccttaggagataattttttcctttggattgccaaaccactcgatgtagaaggaacccagtatcaattacaatagcacttagtggatcagacactggtaagaaagcgttttcggattattaacatgattttaccaaaaataaaaatgtcgacctaatttacaatttaggactacgaatacatattaaggtaccttaaataaatcaatcaatcaatatattttattgcaagaacatagttaaattacatttcggatcctcagatatcaattttaataatacttgtaattagaacaaattttccgacagccgtaccgttttcgatttacaagcaaaaaaactgaaaaagaggaaacatttatgcacacctcctggagtggagcaaactcggattacacgtatttttaggtcgaaaaaatctaattgtattggcctaattgtgacacattattatttaagaaaacgggacttattcgcgtttgattaagttctaaaattacctccaacgtcaagataatgatgtcgactttacacaggcttctccgagaccatggggactacgccgtccttgaaacgtcgggtcagaggtaattttaaaacttaccctattaagtcccgtaaacaataatttgctatttaaaacatttgtggccattggtacttgttctgacaaaaaccaatggccaatggctaagcccctactgaagctcggcatttgccctcacatgaatgagcttcacaggaaagctctagaggttccaaaaacctgtgcggaatactgcctatgtcttacgtcttcgcttacacttggactatggttggcttggcctccggacttatgcgaagcacggtcttcgaatttgcttacacttgaccttaatactgcagttctgtcaatttccgtgataaaatgatgtgacggattgaaaattctattctcagaagtaatgcggcaataaacgtcactcaatttaccaagaaaattcaatgtaatcttgatgagggggcaccatggtctagaaatgcttagggcaccaaaatgtcttaatccggcactgcctCTGGTCAATCCTTTTGCCAAGTCTTGATGTTCATTCAAGTAGTCTAGAAGACCTTTTAACTGCTCCAGACTTACTTGCTTTCGGGCTTTTAAATCTTAAATGCAAAGGAAAGGAACATCATCTATCAAATATAGATTTTAATTTAGAATTAGAACCCAAAAAACAACAACAGAAAAAATACCGGTGCGTTACGTTTGACGTTTCTAATCAGTCTAATCACTTGTGCACTAATTCACACGAACGAAAAAAGGAATGTTGAACTAACCTGTATCCATTTTATCGCAAAATATAAATGATTGTCTACCAGTTTACATGATATATCTTTTAAGCACTCATTTATTAGTCAGTATTTCAATATTCTATagataatattgtaattttgtcGAAACTTCGTAATATCCGTAGTATCGTTTATAAAATCGCGTCGGTATCGTTGGGTCGATTTACCCCGGAGCGACTTTTATTAAAATCGGCAAGTCTCCATCTGTTGTATCGACGTGCGTTGGTGGGAATTCTGTGCGCGCGCATCTTCGATTTTCCAGCAAATTAACCCCCTGCAGCGCTTCAATCAGAGATAACAAGTTATATTCCGCTGTAAACATTGAGACAGAACATCTATATTGAACGAATAATcctaacacaaaaataacacgTTATGTTACTAagtttaatatattatactcGGAAAAAAGTGTTCttaaattcttaataaaataagaaaacaatatCGAAACTATGAAACGATAttgtcaaaattaataaaaaaactgatattaatgtacctacttaaaggaccctaactaaatatatttgaatgttAAAATATCGCCATAGTGTCGGAGAGATTTTCTTGCTACTGTAAAGCGCTGAAAACGATGATTATCATAAATTGGTCGCTCGCAAATATTTACATCTCGCCCCATACATTGTGGTAATGCGAACAAATCAAAATGTGTGTCCAAGCCTCGCAAGTTCAGCTCAAtaggtgtatttttattttggtccaGTCAAAAATCGTTCACGGCAATAAAATTGACAAGTGATATGATATCGGCAAGTCTTTGATTTGGTTTCTGTTTTACCGTGACGAAGGGAAATAAAATGTACAGGgacaattaattatataataggTTAACTTGATCGTGAACAAGATGGTGATGGGGCTGCGATTTCGACTTCAGCGGGTAAGTTAtgctttaattaattattttcattctaATTCTAAATAGAAAAAGGTCTCTATATAAACAAATATGGAAGGCAACGAGGTAAAAGTTCGTGGTACTGCATTGCTTTGTGCTTACTATGGTATATGTGGTACGAAGTCTTGGTTAATGTCAAGGTCGCGGTCAgaaaggaaataaatctccgtCAATACTCCAGTTATAGTACCTGTCGTGGGTAGGTATGAATGTGACGCAGTTGTATAGCTTTCAACTAAATTAACTGTATGAAGTATGATATGATAGAACCTGGACaagtacttaggtacctaaatCACAATGTTATGACTATTCTATGCAAATCTTAGTAAGAGTAtataacttatattttgtattgaattgtcTTTAAATAGCAATTTGGGTAGATTACGTAATTTCActaggccgttatcgattttagacgcaaaaatgtcaaatttataGATTTAGTCAATGAAATTGTATACCTTTTGTTAACTactagaaataacaagtactcgtttctattagcacgttttgttttatctttcatgttaataaatcacttttttgaaaacagattCACTTAATTAGTAGTAGTCCCTACTCGTCACATTTTACAGGGATgtacgcttgcgacctcattattaaaaggcaagatgagaagacgagctaatagaaaccaatacttgttatttatttagatattacgtaacaaaaaagtgtacaatttcaacgactaaatctatcaattttacatttttggtctaaaatcgttaccgggctcttaagtatgtatgtaactcTATTtcagtaatcatttattgtGAGATGGTACAATTGTACATGTAAGTTTACAGATGTAACTATAAGAttcgaaatttggaatagttatgaacaacacATTGCACATTGAAAGCAGCGATTGAAAGGCATAttgaacgtatttttttttattaactacggaaaatgcccaatatgaagaggggtcAAAATTTCAAAGTTTGGTGagtaggtcaagtggggtatcatttgaacgacctcaaattgtacattccaaaacatttttttgcataGTGAACCATTTCCCCcctcttatctccgaagtttaccgaagaaaaattatgaaattttgacataataataacattactatgtcaaaaaaatacaatacaggaaaaatataataataataaaaataataaataaataaacgtttattcacgtttcatgccttataaatatttacaatatacttctgccaaaccacagagtggtttgttggcagacgaagctcctataatatgcaagctaggtagtctatatgttacttatatttttatctatttaaccccttaccgcatgcgcagccctatatggcagttataatattcaattctattgatAAGACCCCTATCTTGATACCTTTTTTTTcattaacataaaatatttccgtattcagtttgcaatttaaccaactttacgtctgtttattacacttgaaatttctatgagatttcattaaagacaccttttttccAATTAAAGAACAATttctaaatcggttcacatgatagagaattatcctcgaaaaaccaacatacgtggaTTACAGCGGgaaaattagttagacaatttgtcGATAGATGGCCCTGTACACAAAtaacttagtataggtacttctgatcaaaagtttATCCCCTTTTTAATTCACAAGATAATTTACAGTttctacggaaccctcggtgcgcaagtaaaacgaactctcacctgaccggtttttttttaaacaatggcCTGCATGGTTCTGACATTCTTGACCACTTTATTCCCGCTATAGCCCTCGCGCTTTTTTCGTGCTATGAAAACTTGTTTCTCATTGGCCCCATTTCCCTATAAGATTATTCCATACCTCTATGCAGCAGCAGCATACCTATAATAAACTAATAGCTTCAATAGCTACAATAAACAAATTCTTCACACTTGACCTATACATATATGGGTAATGTAACTTCTTGGTTCCTACTAAAGTTTCAATACATGTagctaaaaaaaagtttgtttcaGATCACTGATAagtatagtctgttcggaaagagacgagttgtggaatgtattgggccccatacattccatgactcttctctttccgcacagactctacaaaCGTTATTAGTATGTATAAACTTTAAAACTATGTTAATTCggtactaaagaaaaaaaagaactaatGACTAAAATCTAAGAGCTAGGTATTTGGCAGATGTGTGGCCATGACGAGAGGAGGAGCGAAGATTTCCATGCTCTATTTAGCTATCCCAATTGCCACCTccaaactttgttttaaaatgtctaTGGTTCTAATTgaacatgatttttttcatcGAACTTAATACTTAAGTCCTatagtcctataggtaggaccgaTGGAACTAACACTATTGCTTTTTTTCGAGTCACAAATGTCATCATTCTTACGATaaaaagtttttacaaaaaaaaagtaaaccgacttcaaaaaggattaaataaaatattatgtgttttttttaagtatatgcgttaccaactgatatgtttgaagtcacctcacctcttatttccaacaccacctacatcaaaaatcataaaaaattataagaGATAAGTTGCACCTTTACTCGcggaaataacaataatttagcGTGAGCCGTGCGGCGTAGGTATTACTTACCGGACAAATGCTGTGACAGCTTATTGCGTCGAAATACGGTTTATTATTGGCCGGGTGACAGCTGTGTTGTCGATATATGGGTCTCAAGCAGTACCtattattgttttagtttagttggagcgcatcgccaacaaactgttatacagtttggcgaaactttaattataagtacattgtatattgtgatttgtgaaataaactaaaaaaaaaaaaacatattgctCGTGATcttcataatatatgtatattatgtacgtgactttattgcacataaaacagacaaaacaaaacagagaaaaaaaattaatcagtaagtagccttaccacgagtttgacactgacatattcgctagcgtaacttactttctatgcatctcgctcgtacttgcattttattagt
Proteins encoded:
- the LOC133518055 gene encoding uncharacterized protein LOC133518055; the encoded protein is MDTDLKARKQVSLEQLKGLLDYLNEHQDLAKGLTRGRRGKLHSVKLWNVCAKKLNAIGEGAVKDGKGWSKYWCDWKYRVRRRALELKAARDSNKPPPDGVASLSQMEETILEIIGESVVSGVVIKSDPLAEGASFSDEEESYMADNSEEAPINYGVTKSRRGKKRRHSSQNNSDADEVGTTSPYHERKKKLKTDNESDEDESASELIRLEREKLEYTKQFLETTREISSHVGTLHIWKSNHTRRKCPRFEHYK